The Roseovarius indicus genome has a segment encoding these proteins:
- a CDS encoding GntR family transcriptional regulator — MARSSKTTVDTAYDKLLDLLVTFTIKPGTRLNESELAADLSMSRAPVREALNRLIADDLVRFEPGRGFFCRRLSVQEIADLYDVRLDLETGALLRTMSRGRTVELEAFVAHWREALTKSEEMDINALVQADEQFHLELARLASNAPRVKYLCNINDRIRFVRRINLEETGRYSEALAEHADLLEAIANQNTDAACAILRDHLLRSTEEVRQHVQNALTRIYADDVA; from the coding sequence ATGGCGAGGAGTTCGAAAACCACTGTCGATACCGCCTATGACAAACTCCTCGACTTGCTGGTCACATTCACCATCAAGCCCGGCACGAGATTGAATGAATCCGAACTCGCGGCGGATCTGTCGATGAGCCGGGCCCCGGTGCGAGAAGCTCTCAACCGACTCATCGCGGATGATCTGGTCAGGTTCGAACCGGGCCGGGGGTTCTTCTGCCGCCGGCTCAGCGTCCAAGAGATCGCCGACCTTTACGACGTAAGGCTTGATCTTGAGACGGGCGCGCTGCTGCGAACGATGTCACGCGGCCGGACAGTGGAACTGGAAGCTTTCGTGGCACATTGGCGTGAAGCGCTTACGAAGTCCGAAGAAATGGATATCAACGCGCTCGTGCAGGCCGACGAGCAGTTTCACCTTGAACTGGCGAGGCTTGCGAGCAACGCGCCCCGGGTGAAATACCTCTGCAATATCAACGACCGGATTCGGTTCGTGCGCCGGATCAACCTCGAGGAGACAGGCCGCTACTCCGAGGCTCTGGCCGAACACGCAGACCTGTTGGAAGCGATCGCCAATCAAAACACGGATGCCGCTTGCGCTATTCTGCGCGATCATCTCCTGCGGTCCACCGAGGAAGTCCGCCAGCACGTCCAAAACGCGCTGACACGTATCTACGCGGATGA
- a CDS encoding phytanoyl-CoA dioxygenase family protein, protein MSTISKDQEAAHARLTGQDVATFHEKGWIVPDWEIPQDLIAEMRQEYEDLLARNPHVESDIILAPHQTNGGSMGIKGSEKWLEFATQPELMEIARQLIGDDIILWGTTLFGKPPHNGKETPWHQDGEYYPIRPLETLTMWIPLDDVTPENGPMKFIPGSHKAHELFSHSWSDGSDKTINLVTDSDHFEEADAEPLILRAGQVSFHDVYMIHGSSANRTDKRRAAFIVRLMPATSLYDHKLGAEIGKKHPAQGYGVRPLYLVSGEDKAGNNFSIGHD, encoded by the coding sequence ATGTCCACGATAAGCAAAGATCAGGAGGCCGCCCACGCGCGCCTGACCGGGCAGGACGTTGCGACGTTTCACGAAAAGGGCTGGATCGTTCCCGACTGGGAGATTCCGCAGGACCTGATCGCCGAAATGCGGCAGGAATACGAGGATCTGCTGGCGCGCAATCCGCACGTCGAATCTGACATCATTCTCGCCCCTCATCAGACAAATGGCGGCTCGATGGGGATCAAGGGCTCTGAGAAATGGCTCGAATTTGCCACGCAGCCGGAATTGATGGAAATCGCCCGGCAACTGATCGGTGACGATATCATCCTCTGGGGCACTACGCTTTTCGGTAAGCCTCCGCACAACGGGAAGGAAACGCCCTGGCACCAGGACGGAGAGTACTACCCGATCCGACCGCTCGAAACGCTCACCATGTGGATCCCGCTTGACGATGTCACGCCCGAGAACGGGCCGATGAAGTTCATTCCCGGTTCTCACAAGGCCCATGAACTCTTCAGCCACTCGTGGAGTGACGGCAGCGATAAGACGATCAACCTCGTAACGGATTCAGATCATTTCGAGGAAGCCGACGCCGAGCCCCTTATCCTGCGCGCAGGGCAGGTTTCGTTCCATGACGTCTACATGATCCACGGCTCCAGCGCGAACCGCACGGATAAGCGACGCGCGGCCTTTATCGTACGGCTGATGCCGGCCACATCGCTTTACGATCACAAGCTGGGGGCCGAAATCGGGAAGAAACATCCGGCGCAGGGGTATGGGGTGCGACCGCTCTACCTTGTCAGCGGAGAAGACAAGGCAGGAAACAACTTCTCCATCGGTCACGATTGA
- a CDS encoding pyrroline-5-carboxylate reductase family protein codes for MKLGVIGVGHLAETILRGLLRAGLRPEDICLSPRGHGPQMAKEHGFLLADDNAAVVAASDLVLLAVRPGDAEEAVNGLPWRENQVLMSACAGVPTARLAGPSAPARVVRIMPITASELGASPTIVYPMDPAISPFLDAIGTTMALDTEEQFEAATVSAAIYGWAQDLIRTSAEWGASRGLDPALARQLAAQTFVAAGRIQSEQEAPMGDILASLCTPGGITAAGLERLEQEGIHPAWKGACELVLDMLSTKK; via the coding sequence ATGAAACTCGGTGTCATTGGCGTGGGCCACCTGGCGGAGACGATCCTGCGAGGGCTCTTGCGCGCGGGGTTGCGGCCAGAGGATATTTGCCTTTCGCCGCGTGGTCATGGGCCGCAAATGGCGAAGGAACATGGCTTCCTCCTTGCCGACGACAATGCGGCCGTAGTCGCGGCCAGCGACTTGGTGCTTCTGGCCGTGCGCCCCGGTGATGCTGAGGAGGCCGTCAACGGCCTGCCGTGGCGAGAAAACCAGGTTCTTATGTCGGCCTGTGCCGGTGTCCCGACGGCTAGGTTGGCCGGCCCGTCGGCGCCCGCGCGCGTAGTCCGGATCATGCCGATCACCGCGTCCGAGTTGGGCGCGAGCCCAACCATCGTCTACCCGATGGACCCGGCGATCTCTCCGTTTCTGGATGCGATCGGCACGACAATGGCGCTGGACACCGAAGAGCAGTTCGAGGCGGCGACGGTCAGCGCGGCGATCTATGGTTGGGCTCAGGACCTGATCCGCACCAGCGCCGAATGGGGCGCGAGCCGCGGGCTGGACCCGGCTCTCGCGCGACAGCTTGCGGCGCAAACATTCGTCGCTGCGGGCCGCATCCAGAGCGAGCAGGAAGCTCCAATGGGTGACATTCTTGCCAGCCTCTGCACGCCAGGGGGCATCACCGCCGCCGGGCTTGAACGGCTGGAACAGGAAGGCATCCACCCCGCATGGAAGGGGGCATGTGAACTGGTGCTCGACATGTTGTCCACAAAGAAGTGA
- a CDS encoding cobalamin-dependent protein (Presence of a B(12) (cobalamin)-binding domain implies dependence on cobalamin itself, in one of its several forms, or in some unusual lineages, dependence on a cobalamin-like analog.), producing MTDAPTLYEPRMQPGRALLDAGRQVARDHRLGSCLFLQTESVPSEAEYKRRTAAEGRIMQHAHIGFRSIDRTVDAMARLHDMAQAQGARIDRFGITLDWSMGYPPEQRDAAGRGTGIVLSGPEDFARITNACPAAAHFGDFMLGLPGALHNTKAAIDAGATAIGNLGQYFTFRLPYWDDDVATTEATVTALGLIAAQDSEILVHSNLDDGFAGLFLDVTSAFGMMLIEKHIVEDLIGARASFCFGHHFSSPLTRAAFHAALAREGAAPGTMLFGNTVAYQGLPAANYASLASYLLADMVALSRTNTGHAINPVPVTENLRIPDVEEILDAQIFAHRLAQHTPAYVDLIDPERVDSLASRIADHGRLFAHAALTGLAELGVDVSDPAALMLAIKRLGAKRMEAAWGQGAFVEQRRQPLVPADWAEELDDMARDWLLSPEARSTSCDGLKVVIGTTDVHEHGAYLISRALAGLSATVTEAGVALDPDALVARACDVSADVIAISTYNGIALSYTRAVLSELEKRGLSIPVLVGGKLNEIPETSNTDLPVDVTAEIRAIGAEPCHDLEEMAKALRHRCQRVSALSQSGR from the coding sequence ATGACCGACGCCCCCACGCTCTATGAGCCCCGAATGCAACCCGGCCGAGCGCTTCTGGATGCAGGGCGACAGGTGGCGCGCGACCATCGTCTTGGCAGCTGTCTCTTTCTGCAAACCGAAAGCGTGCCTTCGGAGGCCGAATACAAACGTCGCACTGCCGCTGAGGGCCGGATCATGCAACATGCCCATATCGGCTTTCGCAGCATTGACCGGACCGTCGATGCAATGGCGCGACTGCATGACATGGCGCAGGCACAAGGTGCCCGTATCGACCGTTTCGGTATCACGCTCGACTGGTCAATGGGCTACCCGCCCGAGCAGCGTGACGCGGCGGGGCGCGGCACGGGCATCGTCCTGAGCGGACCGGAGGACTTTGCACGCATCACCAATGCCTGCCCTGCCGCGGCACATTTCGGGGATTTCATGCTGGGCCTGCCCGGCGCATTGCACAACACCAAGGCGGCCATCGATGCAGGCGCGACCGCGATCGGCAATCTCGGCCAGTATTTCACCTTTCGCTTGCCTTACTGGGATGACGACGTCGCCACCACCGAGGCCACGGTAACGGCGCTTGGCCTGATTGCCGCGCAGGACTCCGAGATCCTCGTGCACTCCAATCTGGATGACGGGTTCGCAGGGTTGTTCCTCGATGTGACCAGCGCCTTCGGCATGATGTTGATCGAGAAACACATCGTAGAGGATCTGATCGGTGCCCGGGCGTCATTCTGCTTCGGGCATCATTTCTCGTCACCGTTGACCCGCGCAGCCTTTCACGCTGCGCTGGCGCGCGAAGGCGCCGCACCCGGCACGATGCTGTTCGGCAATACCGTCGCCTACCAGGGTTTGCCCGCGGCGAACTACGCCAGCCTTGCGAGCTATCTGCTGGCCGACATGGTAGCGCTCTCGCGAACCAATACTGGCCATGCGATCAATCCTGTTCCAGTAACGGAAAACCTGCGTATTCCAGACGTAGAGGAAATTCTGGACGCCCAGATTTTTGCCCACCGTCTGGCACAGCACACGCCTGCTTACGTGGACCTGATCGACCCGGAGCGCGTCGACTCTTTGGCCAGCCGCATTGCCGATCATGGCCGCTTGTTTGCTCACGCCGCTCTGACCGGGCTGGCTGAACTTGGCGTCGATGTCTCTGATCCGGCAGCCCTGATGTTGGCGATCAAACGCCTTGGGGCAAAACGGATGGAGGCGGCCTGGGGGCAGGGGGCATTCGTGGAACAACGCAGGCAACCGCTCGTACCGGCCGATTGGGCCGAAGAGCTGGACGATATGGCGCGAGACTGGCTTCTCTCCCCCGAGGCCAGAAGCACAAGCTGCGATGGTCTCAAGGTGGTCATCGGCACCACCGATGTGCACGAGCATGGCGCGTATCTCATCAGTCGCGCGCTCGCAGGTCTTTCCGCTACGGTCACCGAGGCCGGCGTGGCGCTGGATCCGGATGCCCTTGTTGCGCGTGCCTGTGACGTGTCGGCGGATGTTATCGCGATCAGCACCTACAACGGGATTGCGCTCAGCTATACGCGCGCCGTGTTGTCCGAACTCGAAAAGCGCGGGCTCAGCATCCCTGTGCTCGTAGGCGGAAAGCTCAACGAGATTCCGGAGACGTCGAACACCGATCTGCCCGTGGATGTGACTGCAGAGATCAGGGCAATCGGTGCCGAACCGTGCCACGATCTCGAAGAGATGGCGAAGGCCTTGAGGCACAGGTGTCAACGGGTCTCGGCTCTGTCCCAATCCGGGCGGTGA
- a CDS encoding sensor histidine kinase: MLTVLSCITVQHDISLVILAGFLCALGSCVTSRLYQYSRAQGKRRLTFWHVTTGAVAGVSVWSTHFVAMLGYRPEAPVEFHLGLTAFSMAIAIVGCTFALMFAALSRCKYAAQIGGAFFGLAIASMHYTGMIAYRVQGIVYWDMNYLIASVVIAVVVSAAALTIGRGRRRRNEVLMAVILTLGIVSLHFTGMAAFGVYPLLIDGTFANAAAFKNLALAVSGTAVVIVFGGFISYVLENRARLESIAELTEARNAAESASKAKSEFLSVLSHELRTPLSIIMGYSTMLSKMGELQMKAANTNGNNVKTLPSPTLEQVELYGKKITTSSQHLLTLINEILDYSSMELDETKLEKTSFSVRDLLEEVTEQFKVLTEEKGITVALACDESIVAYADRARIMQILINLLGNAVKFSSASDVTVRACLADSGYRLEVEDNGCGIHENDFERIFLAFKQLESAERRTAGGTGLGLAICKKLSEAHGGNIKVKSTLGAGTTFTVTLPASALDAEAAEAEIGEDNASIKLAS; this comes from the coding sequence ATGTTAACGGTACTTTCCTGCATCACAGTGCAGCACGACATCAGTCTGGTCATTCTGGCCGGATTTTTATGTGCGCTTGGCAGCTGCGTCACTTCGCGGCTGTACCAGTACTCACGCGCTCAGGGAAAAAGACGGCTCACGTTCTGGCATGTCACGACGGGTGCTGTTGCAGGTGTCTCGGTGTGGAGCACGCACTTCGTGGCGATGCTTGGGTATCGTCCGGAAGCGCCCGTTGAGTTTCATCTTGGTCTCACGGCCTTTTCGATGGCCATCGCCATTGTTGGCTGCACGTTCGCCCTGATGTTCGCGGCCTTGTCACGTTGCAAATACGCCGCGCAGATCGGCGGCGCATTCTTCGGGCTGGCCATTGCCAGCATGCATTACACGGGCATGATTGCATATCGCGTTCAGGGGATCGTCTACTGGGACATGAACTACCTGATCGCCTCTGTCGTGATTGCTGTTGTCGTTTCCGCCGCTGCACTTACCATTGGGCGCGGCCGCCGGCGACGGAATGAAGTCCTGATGGCAGTGATCCTGACACTCGGCATCGTGTCCCTGCACTTTACCGGTATGGCCGCCTTCGGCGTGTATCCCTTGCTGATTGACGGCACCTTCGCGAACGCGGCGGCCTTCAAGAACCTGGCACTTGCCGTAAGCGGCACCGCCGTGGTGATCGTGTTCGGTGGCTTCATCAGCTACGTGCTCGAAAATCGCGCGCGTCTCGAGAGCATTGCCGAACTTACCGAGGCGCGCAACGCAGCCGAAAGTGCAAGTAAGGCCAAATCCGAGTTCCTCAGCGTTCTCAGCCACGAACTCAGAACTCCGCTGTCGATCATCATGGGGTATTCGACCATGCTGTCGAAAATGGGCGAGCTTCAGATGAAGGCTGCGAACACGAACGGTAACAACGTGAAAACTTTGCCCAGCCCGACGCTGGAACAAGTCGAGCTTTATGGGAAGAAAATCACGACCTCCAGCCAACACCTGCTTACTTTGATCAACGAAATCCTTGATTACTCGAGCATGGAACTTGACGAAACGAAGCTGGAAAAGACTTCGTTTTCGGTGCGGGACCTGCTGGAAGAGGTCACGGAGCAGTTCAAAGTTCTGACCGAGGAAAAGGGTATCACAGTCGCCCTGGCATGTGATGAGTCGATCGTCGCATATGCAGATCGCGCCAGAATAATGCAAATCCTCATCAACCTTCTTGGGAACGCGGTAAAGTTTTCCAGCGCGTCCGATGTGACGGTACGAGCCTGCCTGGCGGACTCTGGGTACCGTCTGGAGGTTGAAGACAATGGCTGTGGCATCCATGAAAATGATTTCGAACGGATCTTCCTGGCATTCAAGCAACTGGAATCGGCTGAACGAAGAACAGCCGGCGGCACCGGCTTAGGGCTGGCCATCTGCAAGAAGCTCTCTGAAGCCCATGGCGGTAACATCAAGGTGAAAAGCACCCTTGGGGCAGGCACAACGTTTACGGTGACCTTGCCGGCTAGCGCATTAGACGCCGAGGCTGCGGAAGCCGAAATCGGAGAAGACAACGCCAGCATCAAGCTTGCGAGCTGA
- a CDS encoding FecR family protein, which yields MRLLGSLTRHGLSRVLRSLSAFARRRWMVHLILAILPQHAAACADKGSPMRRLEAYLKEFAGFLAAVFSTLLIGAQVAHSCEISTSENTPPREIITCGDAVTIEREPAAELQITERPNEAAPRVIEVQGGAILINISPGHSPTEVRTPHAIATVRGTKYIVDAGAEQTSVFVLEGDVNVRRPNDPTTVTLEVGEGTDVTPGEPLAVRKWGAARAEALLARFGR from the coding sequence ATGCGGCTGCTGGGCTCCTTGACCAGACATGGTCTTTCCCGCGTCCTGCGCAGTCTTTCCGCATTTGCACGACGGCGCTGGATGGTCCACTTAATTTTGGCTATTCTGCCGCAACATGCTGCTGCGTGTGCAGATAAGGGAAGCCCGATGCGACGCCTAGAAGCTTATTTAAAGGAATTTGCAGGTTTTCTTGCCGCGGTATTTTCGACTCTGCTCATTGGGGCGCAAGTCGCACACTCCTGTGAAATCAGCACTTCGGAGAACACTCCTCCACGAGAAATTATCACGTGTGGCGACGCAGTTACGATAGAGCGCGAGCCAGCGGCGGAGTTACAGATTACCGAACGGCCGAACGAGGCCGCGCCGCGAGTCATTGAAGTGCAAGGCGGCGCTATCCTTATCAATATCTCGCCTGGGCACTCTCCAACGGAAGTCAGAACGCCACATGCGATCGCGACCGTTCGTGGCACGAAATACATCGTCGACGCAGGCGCGGAGCAAACATCCGTTTTCGTATTGGAGGGGGATGTGAATGTGCGACGCCCGAATGACCCCACTACCGTCACGTTGGAGGTTGGCGAAGGCACTGATGTCACGCCTGGCGAGCCACTTGCCGTCAGGAAATGGGGCGCCGCGCGTGCTGAAGCGCTCCTGGCACGTTTCGGGCGCTGA
- a CDS encoding CHASE2 domain-containing protein, whose product MAISHLHTRDTWLDGLEYRLLDLRYRIVGPVAAAPDVVFVAIDDETLERERTTTTGRLLLARVIEKIAQSGAQSLVLDVLLADAGEPEERAALAHALGTLPAVIAAAARFDEGGDVNVIWPHDAFLARADVGLVNLQTDASGTPRFVPLFLEVQRKAMPSMPLVGAMNRIGGRASIGEQSITLGSLEIALDKGAYMPLRLLGPSGTVTTLSAGALMEEATSDALSGKLVVLGYSATGTGDLFTTPFEDEVAGAEIIATAILQLVGGSALTHDDRTRTWDVLHMVLLASVALILMLRAPLITAVPMVVCVLMLSLVGVTVAFAHGLWLSAALPLAGAMPPVILAGALSLARERRIARISEQSLISLRRFQSPSLARRIEEDPDFLTTPEQQDLVVFFVDLTGFTALSQKLGSEGTRALLQQFHELTGMIVQQNDGTVINFMGDGALAVFGLEQGQNDRSSADQAFRSAEELEVGLATLPIPPDCPAVTCRIGLHYGSVILSRLGAQNHQQVTVSGDTVNLASRLMEVAKSRSARIVATSEFANQLDAGLVTGVATPARVEVRGWSGDVSVVLWPRTRTSESGDLS is encoded by the coding sequence TTGGCGATTTCCCATCTGCATACGCGCGACACTTGGTTGGATGGTCTGGAGTATAGACTGCTCGATCTTCGATATCGGATTGTTGGCCCTGTCGCAGCCGCGCCTGATGTCGTCTTTGTCGCAATCGACGATGAAACCTTGGAGCGCGAGCGAACAACAACGACTGGCCGCCTGCTTCTTGCCAGGGTCATTGAGAAGATCGCCCAGAGCGGTGCTCAGTCCCTCGTCCTCGATGTTCTCTTGGCAGATGCGGGAGAGCCGGAGGAACGCGCGGCGCTTGCCCACGCTCTCGGAACGCTGCCGGCGGTCATCGCGGCGGCCGCGCGTTTCGACGAGGGGGGCGACGTCAATGTCATTTGGCCGCATGACGCCTTCTTGGCTCGGGCCGATGTGGGGCTTGTCAATTTGCAGACCGATGCATCCGGAACGCCCCGGTTTGTGCCGCTGTTTCTTGAAGTGCAACGCAAAGCAATGCCTTCGATGCCATTGGTTGGCGCGATGAACCGGATAGGTGGCAGAGCAAGCATAGGGGAGCAATCCATTACCTTGGGCTCCTTGGAAATCGCCTTGGACAAAGGTGCGTACATGCCGCTCAGGCTTTTGGGGCCGTCGGGCACGGTCACCACACTAAGTGCGGGCGCACTAATGGAGGAAGCGACCTCCGACGCTTTGTCCGGCAAGTTGGTCGTTCTGGGGTACTCGGCAACAGGGACCGGAGACCTGTTCACGACACCGTTTGAAGATGAGGTTGCTGGTGCAGAAATCATTGCCACGGCGATTTTGCAGCTCGTCGGTGGTTCCGCCCTGACGCACGACGACAGAACCCGGACCTGGGATGTGCTGCACATGGTCCTGCTTGCATCAGTTGCCCTGATCCTGATGCTGCGGGCGCCGCTCATAACGGCTGTGCCTATGGTCGTCTGTGTCTTGATGCTGTCGCTCGTCGGCGTGACCGTCGCATTCGCCCACGGCCTGTGGTTGAGTGCAGCCCTGCCTCTGGCCGGCGCAATGCCTCCTGTGATACTTGCAGGTGCCCTTAGCTTGGCGCGGGAACGTCGCATTGCCCGGATATCCGAGCAAAGCCTGATATCTCTCAGGCGTTTCCAATCGCCATCGCTTGCGCGTCGAATCGAAGAGGACCCGGATTTTCTCACCACTCCTGAACAGCAGGACCTTGTCGTTTTCTTCGTCGACCTCACGGGATTCACCGCGCTATCCCAGAAGCTGGGCTCCGAGGGCACGCGCGCGCTGCTTCAGCAATTTCATGAGCTTACCGGCATGATCGTGCAGCAGAACGACGGGACCGTCATCAACTTCATGGGCGACGGCGCGTTGGCGGTTTTCGGGTTGGAGCAGGGCCAGAATGACCGGTCAAGCGCTGACCAGGCATTCCGATCAGCAGAAGAGCTCGAAGTCGGTCTCGCAACGCTGCCTATTCCACCGGATTGCCCGGCGGTTACGTGTCGAATTGGTCTGCACTACGGATCGGTGATCCTGTCGCGACTGGGAGCGCAAAACCACCAGCAGGTTACGGTAAGCGGTGATACGGTAAATCTCGCCAGCCGCTTGATGGAGGTTGCGAAATCCCGAAGTGCCAGGATCGTCGCGACGAGCGAGTTCGCGAACCAGCTTGACGCCGGCTTAGTCACTGGCGTTGCGACACCAGCGCGGGTCGAGGTGCGTGGGTGGAGTGGCGATGTCTCAGTGGTACTCTGGCCTCGAACAAGGACCTCCGAGAGCGGGGATTTATCCTGA
- a CDS encoding MATE family efflux transporter gives MTTGKHAKFTTGSIMRHVTVSSFTASIGLMAIYAVDLIDLIFISMLGYEEMAAAAGYASALMFFTSAINIGLSVAAAVLISRSIGEDDELEAREYATSSAMLVILTGIAIPIILLVNIEFFVGLLGATGEVAELAATYLWIVVPFTWVSGISMVAVASLRCYGEHRLAMYPALFGALTNAVLDPIFIFALDMGLPGAAWATVAARFVTMGLALQPALRKHNAFVPPSLRLLWRDLQTVTHFASRAVLANVATPIGTAIVTREMSKFGPEAVAGMAVIGRMTPVAFSVIWALSGAIGPIIGQNFGAGRVDRVKRAYLDGIKFVAIYVLCITMILLVFRGQIADLFNAKNLTRDLIYLYCFPVALSSFFSGSVFVASASFNTLGRPSYATWLSWGQNTLGTWPFVVAGGFLLGAQGVLIGQALGSVIFASAAIWLGWRLIKNPPQENMRHRSHSAIFGHGSLISHTLHKHIGEK, from the coding sequence ATGACGACCGGCAAGCACGCGAAGTTCACGACTGGCAGCATAATGCGCCACGTTACGGTTTCGTCTTTCACGGCCAGCATCGGCCTGATGGCGATTTATGCGGTCGATCTCATCGATCTGATTTTCATCTCGATGCTCGGCTACGAAGAGATGGCCGCTGCGGCCGGCTATGCCAGCGCTCTCATGTTCTTCACCAGCGCGATCAATATCGGCCTGTCAGTGGCGGCTGCCGTATTGATCTCGCGGTCAATCGGTGAAGATGATGAACTCGAAGCCCGGGAATATGCCACCAGCTCAGCGATGCTCGTCATCCTGACCGGTATCGCCATACCCATAATATTATTGGTGAATATCGAGTTTTTCGTGGGCTTGCTCGGTGCCACAGGCGAGGTGGCCGAACTGGCTGCAACGTATCTATGGATTGTCGTCCCCTTTACCTGGGTGTCCGGCATTTCGATGGTCGCGGTCGCTTCCCTACGATGCTACGGCGAGCACCGGCTGGCCATGTATCCGGCTCTGTTCGGGGCACTGACCAATGCGGTGCTTGATCCCATTTTCATTTTCGCCCTGGACATGGGATTGCCGGGTGCCGCCTGGGCCACGGTGGCGGCGCGGTTCGTGACGATGGGCCTGGCCCTCCAACCGGCATTGCGCAAGCACAATGCCTTTGTTCCCCCAAGCCTGCGATTGCTTTGGCGTGATCTCCAGACGGTGACGCATTTCGCCAGCCGGGCCGTGCTGGCCAATGTTGCCACACCTATCGGCACGGCAATCGTGACTCGCGAGATGTCGAAGTTCGGTCCGGAAGCGGTGGCCGGGATGGCCGTGATCGGGCGGATGACGCCCGTCGCCTTCTCCGTCATCTGGGCGCTTTCCGGGGCCATCGGGCCGATCATCGGGCAGAACTTCGGTGCGGGCCGCGTGGATCGGGTCAAGCGCGCTTATCTCGACGGCATCAAGTTCGTCGCAATCTACGTGTTATGCATCACAATGATATTGCTGGTTTTTCGCGGTCAGATCGCCGATCTTTTCAACGCGAAAAACCTGACGCGCGACCTGATATACCTGTATTGTTTTCCGGTGGCACTGTCGTCGTTCTTCAGTGGCTCGGTCTTCGTGGCAAGCGCCTCATTCAACACGCTGGGCCGCCCGTCCTATGCGACCTGGTTGAGCTGGGGTCAGAACACGCTGGGCACCTGGCCGTTTGTTGTTGCTGGTGGGTTTTTGTTGGGGGCGCAAGGTGTCCTGATAGGGCAGGCCCTGGGAAGCGTCATCTTTGCTTCGGCCGCGATCTGGCTGGGCTGGCGGTTGATCAAGAACCCTCCGCAAGAAAACATGCGGCATCGCAGCCACAGCGCAATTTTTGGCCATGGCAGCCTCATTTCGCATACTCTCCACAAGCATATTGGAGAAAAATGA
- a CDS encoding Crp/Fnr family transcriptional regulator, producing the protein MEFITTNHMIEAVGWLAVLFKLATFSMNSMIWLRVLVILSSVCFVIYSALFQIWPLLAIEIILLSMNAYRLYELIALRRLVTHMTDDSEADFSAAMAYGKKREIQAGDVLFEKGDPVDSLYYIAEGLVEIEGQDVTVPAGNIFGEMAFFNSSAQRMATVHCVEDTVVYELNEKRFTRLQYEDPKFAMAVMRLVTKRLVANAAHTH; encoded by the coding sequence ATGGAATTCATCACCACCAACCACATGATCGAGGCCGTTGGCTGGCTCGCCGTTCTTTTTAAACTGGCGACGTTCTCCATGAATTCGATGATCTGGCTGCGTGTTCTCGTGATCCTGTCATCGGTCTGCTTCGTCATCTACAGCGCCTTGTTCCAGATCTGGCCACTTCTGGCGATCGAAATCATCCTGCTCTCCATGAACGCGTATCGGCTCTACGAACTCATCGCGCTGCGCAGATTGGTGACACACATGACGGATGACTCGGAAGCTGATTTCTCCGCCGCCATGGCCTATGGCAAGAAACGGGAGATCCAGGCGGGCGACGTTCTGTTCGAAAAGGGCGATCCGGTTGACAGCCTTTACTATATTGCCGAGGGCCTAGTTGAGATCGAGGGTCAGGACGTGACGGTGCCCGCAGGCAATATCTTCGGCGAAATGGCCTTTTTCAACAGCAGCGCTCAGAGAATGGCGACGGTTCATTGTGTGGAAGATACGGTTGTCTACGAACTCAACGAGAAACGGTTTACGCGGCTGCAGTACGAAGACCCCAAGTTTGCCATGGCCGTGATGCGACTGGTCACAAAGCGGCTCGTAGCGAATGCGGCACACACGCACTAG